The genome window CATCGTATTGATGCTGAGCATCAAGGTACACAAAATCCAGGGAACGATCCGCGAAATCACGCGCCGCTTCCCTGGAGGTCTTTCGAAGGATGACGGAACGCTCTTTGAAGGGATCCAGTTTGCGTTTGGCCTCAAGATACAACTGGTCCTGGCGTTGCTGCGTGACGTTGGCGGAATCTTGATAGGAATCGCGCAACCATTCGCGCCAGGGATCCACAGAGAAGAGCCGTCGTCCCAGCCAGTGCGTCAGGAGCACCTCGGAGTAGGCGCCTGATTGAACGCCGACTTCGACGCCTTCGCCGATCAGTCCCAAAAAATTCAAGATCTGCGGGAACACATTGCGATTCTCGATGAGCTGAACTTGCAGATCAAGTGTGCA of Verrucomicrobiota bacterium contains these proteins:
- a CDS encoding class I SAM-dependent methyltransferase, which gives rise to MICTLDLQVQLIENRNVFPQILNFLGLIGEGVEVGVQSGAYSEVLLTHWLGRRLFSVDPWREWLRDSYQDSANVTQQRQDQLYLEAKRKLDPFKERSVILRKTSREAARDFADRSLDFVYLDAQHQYD